In a single window of the Planktothrix tepida PCC 9214 genome:
- a CDS encoding imelysin family protein — MNKTLPIQSMTYSILKCFKTSVIASLLLLSSSCNNTASTNNPSQAVSPEMTTLVVSNFADEVVIPTYQQLVQEAGELSKAVNGFVENPTEETLKAAQNAWITTRAPWEQSEAFAFGPAESLGYDGDLDDWPVNETDVVAVINSQDEITLESVKKLQTTQKGFHTIEYLLFGLDSQKTAQDFSERELKLLQNLTLAFNESANSLTKSWAEGVNGNPAYREVLATAGTNNNPAYPTPQAAVEEILQGMLGCLDEVANEKIGKPLETKDHLSFESRFSQNSLTDFKNNLKSVENAYLGQISGTGTQSNSISSLVAQKNPELDQKIKQELKAAIEAVNAVPSPIENSIKSPEKTAKLTSAKSAILTLFSTIETQLLPLLKTT; from the coding sequence ATGAACAAGACTCTACCCATTCAATCGATGACTTACTCAATATTAAAGTGTTTTAAAACATCTGTGATCGCGAGTTTACTCTTATTGAGTAGTAGTTGCAATAATACGGCATCAACGAATAATCCCTCACAAGCCGTATCACCAGAGATGACGACCTTAGTAGTAAGTAATTTTGCGGATGAAGTGGTCATTCCCACCTATCAACAGTTAGTACAAGAGGCGGGAGAACTGTCGAAAGCCGTTAATGGGTTTGTAGAAAACCCCACCGAAGAAACTCTCAAAGCGGCACAAAACGCTTGGATAACGACTCGTGCTCCTTGGGAACAAAGTGAAGCCTTTGCCTTTGGCCCTGCGGAATCATTAGGTTATGATGGGGATTTAGATGATTGGCCTGTGAATGAAACGGATGTTGTTGCTGTTATTAATAGTCAAGATGAAATCACCTTAGAGTCGGTGAAAAAACTGCAAACAACGCAAAAAGGATTTCATACAATTGAATATCTATTATTTGGTTTAGATTCTCAAAAAACGGCTCAGGATTTCTCTGAACGGGAATTAAAATTATTACAAAATTTAACCTTAGCGTTTAATGAATCTGCCAATAGTTTAACGAAAAGTTGGGCAGAAGGAGTAAATGGGAATCCAGCTTATCGGGAGGTTTTAGCAACCGCAGGAACGAATAATAATCCCGCCTATCCCACCCCACAAGCCGCCGTTGAGGAAATTCTACAGGGGATGTTAGGCTGTTTGGATGAAGTAGCCAATGAGAAAATCGGGAAACCGTTAGAAACGAAAGATCATTTAAGCTTTGAAAGTCGATTTAGCCAAAATTCTCTAACAGATTTTAAGAATAATCTTAAAAGTGTTGAGAATGCTTATTTAGGGCAAATTTCAGGAACCGGAACGCAAAGTAATAGTATTAGTAGTTTAGTGGCTCAAAAAAATCCTGAATTAGATCAAAAAATCAAACAGGAATTAAAAGCAGCGATAGAAGCTGTTAATGCGGTTCCTAGTCCGATTGAAAACAGTATTAAAAGCCCAGAAAAAACGGCTAAATTAACATCAGCTAAATCAGCGATTTTAACCTTGTTTTCTACAATAGAAACACAACTTCTTCCCCTGCTCAAAACAACCTAA
- a CDS encoding di-heme oxidoreductase family protein: MQTLSLKYPPRKSIKFLIIFAIAILGGITLSHLWHFQNLFQPEISLAGGETTVFNRSSSSFEQPLSNLDEAGKKKHTESNTAFEANFVTKPAQIHPGLGPFFNNASCAGCHLKNGRGLPEPGQLLVRVSATKINPIQPGNFHLEGSVKIDNSPPVLGLGTQIQDFAIYGQKPEATVNIEWQEKTGQYGDKTSYKLRSPQPKIILPNGQLIATDIQKSLRVPPPVFGLGLLEAVPEQTILNLADPQDKNQDGISGKVNQVWDVQKQSQALGRFGLKAGNPTLIQQNAGAYVNDMGITNPLFTEGEKPTDIDQKTLDLTTFYVQTLAVPARTLLDDPKVKRGETLFKQANCVSCHLPTLKTGNQAVKELANQTIHPYTDLLLHDLGSGLADNRPEFQASGTEWRTPALWGIGLTQTVSPYSGYLHDGRARTLEEAILWHGGEAETAKEAFRTMNQKDREALVRFLQSL, from the coding sequence ATGCAAACCCTATCCTTAAAATATCCTCCCCGAAAATCGATTAAATTTTTAATCATTTTCGCCATTGCAATTTTAGGAGGAATTACCCTATCTCATCTTTGGCATTTTCAAAATTTGTTTCAACCTGAAATCTCTTTAGCAGGAGGAGAAACAACGGTATTTAACCGTAGTTCTAGTAGTTTTGAACAACCCTTAAGCAATTTAGATGAAGCTGGAAAGAAAAAACATACAGAATCTAATACTGCTTTTGAGGCGAATTTTGTCACTAAACCTGCACAAATTCATCCTGGGTTAGGGCCTTTTTTTAATAATGCTTCCTGTGCAGGATGTCACCTGAAAAATGGTCGAGGTTTACCCGAACCCGGACAATTATTAGTAAGGGTTAGCGCCACAAAAATTAATCCGATTCAACCCGGTAATTTTCATTTAGAAGGATCGGTTAAAATTGATAATTCACCGCCTGTTCTAGGACTGGGAACCCAAATTCAAGATTTCGCCATTTATGGACAAAAACCTGAAGCCACAGTTAATATAGAATGGCAAGAAAAAACGGGTCAATATGGCGATAAAACCTCCTATAAATTGCGATCGCCACAGCCTAAAATTATCCTTCCTAATGGTCAACTCATTGCAACGGATATTCAAAAATCCTTGCGAGTTCCACCGCCTGTTTTTGGTTTGGGTTTATTAGAAGCGGTTCCTGAACAAACGATTTTAAATCTCGCTGATCCTCAAGATAAAAATCAAGATGGAATTTCAGGAAAAGTGAATCAAGTTTGGGATGTTCAAAAACAATCACAAGCATTAGGACGGTTTGGTTTAAAAGCTGGAAACCCGACATTAATTCAACAAAATGCGGGAGCTTATGTCAATGATATGGGAATCACAAACCCCTTATTTACTGAGGGTGAAAAACCAACGGATATTGATCAAAAAACCTTAGATTTAACGACATTCTATGTCCAAACTTTAGCCGTACCCGCCCGAACCTTATTAGATGATCCCAAAGTTAAACGAGGCGAAACTTTATTTAAACAAGCAAATTGTGTTTCCTGCCATTTACCAACCTTAAAAACTGGGAATCAGGCGGTTAAAGAATTAGCTAATCAAACCATTCATCCCTATACGGATTTATTATTACATGATTTAGGTTCTGGATTAGCCGATAACCGCCCGGAATTTCAAGCATCAGGAACGGAATGGCGCACCCCGGCGTTATGGGGAATTGGGTTAACTCAAACGGTGTCTCCCTATTCCGGCTATTTACACGATGGTCGGGCGCGAACCCTCGAAGAAGCGATATTATGGCATGGGGGAGAAGCCGAAACCGCTAAAGAAGCCTTCAGAACCATGAACCAGAAAGACCGAGAGGCGTTAGTCCGCTTTTTGCAGTCGTTGTAA
- the rpmF gene encoding 50S ribosomal protein L32 — MAVPKKKMSRSRRDMRKATWKRKARLQAEKALSLGKSVLTGRSTGFYYPTDDAEEGDEE, encoded by the coding sequence ATGGCTGTACCCAAGAAGAAAATGTCCAGGTCAAGACGCGATATGCGGAAGGCGACTTGGAAGCGGAAAGCAAGACTACAAGCTGAAAAAGCGTTATCCCTCGGTAAGTCTGTTCTCACAGGTCGTTCTACAGGATTCTACTATCCCACTGACGACGCAGAAGAAGGCGACGAAGAATAA
- a CDS encoding AAA family ATPase, producing MKKINLTNLGQIKKADIEFGDLTLFIGSQATGKSILLQLIKLLLDSGDIVHTIKKNGYDWGGNINNLIEFYFGDGMRNLWSKNTEIYSNNKSIDLDQLLNENSRKKEQLFFMPAQRVLTLENGWPRLFRSFNGAPYVVRNFSEHLLLLMQQGLGNKGSPIFPQKGRLKQELRDALDQSIFHGAQVELNTTGMSKSIQINMNGNRLSFMSWSAGQREFMPLLLGLYWLMPISKASKKSDIDWVVIEEPEMGLHPQAILSVILMCLELLHRGYRLLISTHSPVLLEAVWAIRFLREQNPDIEYLYKLFALKPSAPTTKLFETILNHKTFLTYYFDQKEDGVYVRNISSLDPFDPDPVIANWGGLTSFSSQASDVVSQAIQEKE from the coding sequence ATGAAAAAAATTAACCTTACTAATTTAGGACAAATTAAAAAAGCAGACATAGAATTTGGCGATTTAACTTTATTCATTGGCTCGCAAGCTACTGGAAAAAGTATTTTATTGCAATTAATAAAACTTTTACTTGATAGTGGAGATATTGTGCATACAATCAAAAAAAATGGCTATGACTGGGGAGGAAATATCAATAATTTAATCGAGTTTTATTTCGGAGATGGAATGCGAAATCTCTGGAGTAAAAACACAGAAATATATAGTAATAACAAAAGTATAGATTTAGACCAATTATTAAACGAAAATAGTCGCAAAAAAGAACAGCTTTTCTTTATGCCAGCCCAGCGTGTGCTAACTCTTGAAAATGGATGGCCTCGATTGTTTCGCAGTTTTAATGGAGCTCCCTATGTCGTTCGCAATTTTAGTGAGCATTTATTGCTACTCATGCAACAAGGTTTGGGTAATAAAGGTAGCCCAATCTTTCCCCAAAAAGGTCGCCTTAAACAGGAACTTCGTGATGCACTCGATCAGAGTATTTTTCACGGTGCTCAGGTAGAACTTAACACCACCGGAATGAGTAAAAGCATCCAAATTAATATGAATGGAAATCGCTTATCCTTCATGTCTTGGTCTGCTGGACAACGAGAATTTATGCCTTTACTTCTAGGTCTTTATTGGCTAATGCCGATATCAAAAGCATCTAAAAAGTCTGATATAGATTGGGTCGTAATTGAAGAACCCGAAATGGGATTGCATCCTCAAGCAATTTTATCAGTAATTTTGATGTGCTTGGAACTTTTGCATCGAGGATATCGCTTACTCATTTCAACTCATTCTCCTGTCCTTTTAGAAGCGGTTTGGGCTATTCGTTTCTTACGAGAACAGAATCCTGATATCGAATATCTTTATAAACTTTTTGCTCTGAAGCCCTCTGCCCCAACTACAAAATTATTTGAGACTATTCTCAATCATAAGACTTTTTTGACCTACTATTTTGACCAAAAAGAAGACGGCGTTTATGTCCGTAATATTTCATCTTTAGATCCATTTGATCCTGACCCTGTGATCGCCAACTGGGGGGGATTAACTAGCTTTAGTAGTCAGGCATCGGATGTTGTTTCCCAAGCGATTCAGGAGAAGGAATGA